The Brassica napus cultivar Da-Ae chromosome C1, Da-Ae, whole genome shotgun sequence DNA segment CTCTGCGATCTTGCCTCCTTCCAGTGGTGTCCCATGTTTGTATCTCACTCGAATCGCCTCGTCTTCCGATTGCTTCGTTTGAGCGGTCGCATACTTTATGTCGTCCTTGTTCTTTGCCATCTCTATGGTTTAATGGATAATGACTTGACATGAGACATATATAAACAGTGCGAGGTTCTTCGTGTCACGCTCTGTACTCTCTTGCTGTGCTTACTCCTTGTTGTGTTTCTCTTTTGTTGACACGTTCACACTAGTTGCAATGTCGTCAAATAAACACGCAGTTGTCTTTGTACCTAAGTTTTGTGTTACGAAAAAGATCTACAGATTAGTGAATTAAATTATTTGcaaaaaacttaattataaCTTGAACTGCTAAGAAATGAGACGTATCACCTACCTTCTATCTCCTCTTTTAATACCCTATAGTATGTTTCaagtattttctttaaacatcaaaagagaagagagagagttaGTTCATATTCCTACACAAATAGAATTGACTcaatgatgaagaagatgagaatGATGATGCTGTTAAGGAGATGCAAGAGCGTGTCCACACAACTAGGTCGTTCATACTCCTACACAAGCCTCAGATCCCAATCCGCAAGAAGAGATCCACAAGACCATCTCCATGACATCGGCCAAAGCGGCCCTACACCATCTTTGTACCAGACAGTGTTGGTAGGACGTACCAAGAAACCTTACTTGATCAGTAAGCAACACCTGAAGCACCCTCTACTCAACGCTCTTGTGGAGAAGCAACAGATGTACGACGAAGATGATGGTAATGAAGATGGAAGCTGTGTAATTACGGTGAAATGTGAAGTTGTTTTGTTTGACCATCTCCTTTGGATGCTAGAAAACGGAGACCAAGGGCACATACTTGAATCTTTAGATGACTTTGCACATCTCTATCTCTCCCCTTGATTAGGTTTCACTTGTTGTCTTCCTTCTATTACAAGTTACAATTGTTTATGCATCGGTTTAAACCTTAAAGCCTTAGTTCCTTTGCTTGGAAGTATATGTATCAATATGTTGTCTTCCTTTACTTGAGTGCTGATGGTTAACAAGACATCCTACCAAAGTGCTGCTTCTTTTTTCTGTATTAGAAATGAAAACAATTAACAACTAATACTCTCTCtgtatttaaaaattgattttttagattttatttttatatttaaagattcatgttttagatttttacttaattcactttattttaaaactaaaacataaaatctaaaatatgaatGGTAGAATTTTATTGGAAATAAAACGAAactaaaaatagtaattttttttaaacaaaagacAAAACTAAACTAGGCAGATTCTAGAACCGAGACGCATTTCAGAAGAACTAAATCAACATAAACTATAGCAGAAAGCTAAGTCCTAGTGTTTTGCACCTTTGGAATATACTAGTGAAAGTGGAGAAGTATTCCTTACatagtaaaaactaaaaatagtaattaaaaatatgaatttaattttattaataaatgtgtagtttctaaaatattaatttttcaaatagGGAGTGAATATAAGGCAAATGATTAATGGGCCTTGTTAGgagatttttgtgtaggctcttttaGAGTACTACGGAACGATGGATAAGCTGGTTTTTATGAAGTGTTTGTGTATGTTTCGTGGGGATTTAGTGAGATAATGAAGATATAGGATTGAAGAgatttttattagatagaacaagCAAGAATAAGCGAGGTTACAAAGTATTAggtaagaaccctaattctagccgtcTAATTCTAATTTATAAGCCTTGGAGaagtcgatcccttgctttagggaTTTAGGAGCTCTTATATAGTCGTTTTGAAGTCGGTTTTATTTAGGTTAAATTATTCCATATTTGGAAaaatggaaggttctccttgtcgaaaatcttccatttcttggaagggagGTTGGACCGACCCCAGGGTTCCTTTTAGCGGGGACATGAAGCGTTCCTTTATCGAGGACCCGGGGGCCTGGGTCCTGCCTGTaggctggaggaaatgataccgAGGTATTTTTCTCCAACAGTTTGCCTCTTATTTCTCAATTTCGTCATCGAagtcggggaataacctgtgcactcaagtcaaccggggttgctcattctcagcaggccCCCCTTAGGCAGGACTCCGCTCCATCGGTCTCGCTATCCTGGGTTCCACTCAAGCCAGAGCTCATTCTGAACCCAGGTGAGGATCGGTTCCTCTTTATTTAGCCAGAGATTGATAGTAGTTTCTCTAGATGATGAGGCTGGGATCCTTTGAACCGGAAAAAGGCGGGAGTGTGATCTTTAGGGCTGATGAATAGCGGTTTTCCTTCCTGGATCAGATTTCCTTTGTTCTAGGCCGGTCGCTCTTTGCTAAGGATTCTCTAGgagatttgaaaattttgatttcctTTTCTCCGTCTTCAAAAAGGAAAGGGTTAGGCGTATATTTAGGATGCACGACGCTTCTCACCAGATCATCCCTGATTTGAGAAAGATGAATTCTGATTTACCCTCTCTTCCGGCCTCGCTCGTAGGTGGTCGCGTAAAGCCTCGTTGCCTATTTGCTGACCCTTTTTCATCACCTGTTGCTTCTCACGGAGAAGTCCCCGAGGCTGATAATGAGGCGATCCCGATGGCGCCCTTGAAGCAACGTCGCTCATATGTTCTTGATGACGGCCCATGCTCTGAGATCCAGGAGGGGGATCTGATGGCTATCCGGAGGAGATATGCAATTCATTCTTCGATACAGATGAGGAGTCCTTCTGAGTTTGAACGCGCTGCTGACGGGGGACCAAGCGAGATGGCCTTCTTTGAGGCATACTTGGTGGCAGATTTTCGGGGGATCATTCCGTCACTCGTGGCTGAGATATCGTCGTTCTTTGGTTTCTGCCCTTCTCAACTTACTCCCTTATCCTGGAGGACTCTAATGTCGATCCAAGTACGTGGGGAGCTCTATGGCCTCGACATCGGGATACATGAGGTTATGTATTCCTATTACTTTGCCCCGCTGACGATCATGCCCAGAGTATATCATCTTCAACCCCGCGATGGCACCCCTTTGGTTGAGGAGCCTTCGAGAGGTACCAGGGGTAACTACCCCTTTGGGAATAACTGGAACAGCTGATACGCATTTATGAAGATTCATGAACCCATCCTTTACCCTATGTTCTGGCGTACCGTCGGTAAGTCTTGTCTTTTGTACTTCATTCTCCTGCGGTTGTTGATTTGTCGATGATCGGTTTTGTTTTCAGATGTGGCTCGTCCGGTGTCCTTCCTTAGGGAAGCAGTGGTGAAACAGGTGCTAGCGATTTCTCGGCATTTCCGTAGAGTACCATTCCAAGTGAGTAAGGAAGTCTTGCGCCACAGCCGTCTTTGGGGTAAGTTCTTGCTTCTTAGTCCTTGCTCGGTAGGATTTCGTCTTCTTACTCTTCTATTTTTAAGGGAATATTGCGAGACTCCCTGCTTTGGTTCTTTACGACGAGTATCAACAGGCTGGGACGTAAAGAAGGCGCTCTTTCTACAATCCTCCACCTCGTTTGGCTAGAGCGACGCCGTCTTCTGGTTGGATTAGACCAGACTCAGTCGGGACTCCGACTGGAGGGGTTCCACTAATGGGCATTCAGCAGAGGCTGCCCACCGAGCTGTTCCTTCTACGTAACCGGGTGCGAGATATGGCGGCTCAACGTGACTtattgattcggcaggtgagagTTTCGGCTAGATGGGAGCTTGAGAAGGAATGGTTGGAAGGAAGGACGGAGTACTGGGATCCCGTGGGAGAATATCGTCAGCATCCGCTTTGGTCTGAGGGATTGGGTCGCCATTCTGGAGGGTTTTTTCAAGTCACCTAGAGGTCCGTTGCGGAGTCTCGAGTATCAGCTGGTCCGCCTTTCTAGATGTTTATTGGTTTTTGTCGAACCTGTTTTTCTTTGAATAATGGCTTCTTGTTACCTTTCTTGATTCTCTTTGGAACAATGATTTTCCGTAATGAATTCCTTTTCCCTGCAAGCTTTGCTTCTTGTTTTCTCGTGAGTTCGGGATTCCAAGGTTGGAATCTTAGCTCTGACGATATAGGATTCATAAGTCTTTCTGGGGACCCTGAGGTCGTTGGCCTATAGGCTATATAGATCGTTTatagattttttggttttcgggCTTTGAGGCCATTTAGGAACTTCTATACTTAGGATCCTGAGATCGTAGTTGGGCCCGTGGGTTATAAAGAACTTGGAGGTTTACCTTTTTCAGGTCCTGAAGAAATCATTTCAGGGCCCGGCGACTGCTTGGGGACCCGAAGGCTTTCAAACACTCGGgggttttgaatttttagtttAAGGGACTGTATTCTGCCTGCCTAGGTGAGGCCGCTACTGATACCTGTTGGGATTTCGCATTCTGCAGCTCGGAAGTTGGCTACTATCGAGTTCCCGTGCTGCATGCGGCTTCTACATGAAGCCACTATCAGACTTAGAGGGTGCTGGAATGGGTGAAAACCCAAATGCCAGGCTTACGCTGCTTTCCCGTACTTTTGCACTTTTGCTCCCTGTTATTACAATACTTTTGCAATTATACCTTGTGTCCCCTGTATTATTTTAGCacgtagcgttttaatacatgtaccTTTCACGTTTGGGTATTTATTTAGTTTGGGACCCCGATATGCCTGAGGCTatacaggggttttaggtagtattGACGGCATACTCGGGCTTGCGCAGACCCATTCATACCTTATGTCTCATACCTGTATTGTTTTCCTGTGGTCTTACAACTTTTTATtgagggttggccaggatcgaAGGTCGTTTGGACCTAATCCAGCTCGTTTGCCCCTTTAAATATTATGGTATTCCTACCACCCTTTTATAGTCGAAACTATTTTATTGTATAAGCTTTGTCCGGAGACGTTTCAGCGTACATAGGAGTAGGAATCCGTAATGCTTAAATAATAGATATAGAAAATATGATCCGGGGGTCGATGTTAAAAATGATAAGCTCTGAGGTGCAAGGCATTCCAGCAATTgggttgtattttacctttAGTGTCTTGCAGCCtgtatgctcctgctccccacACCCCGATTAACTTGTAGGGTCCCTCCCATCCTGGGGTGAGTCTCCCAGTTGTTTTATCTGCTCGTCGTAGGACCCAATCGCCTTGCTGAAAGGTTATGGTTTTGACCTTCTTGTTGTAGGTATTGGCTACTTCTTGCTGGTATGACCAGTTTCTCAGTCGAGCAGCTTCTCTTTTTTCGTCAAGTAGGTCGAGACTCAGCGACATTAGCTCATGATTTTCCTCCTGAGAGGTGGTCCCCGAGACCGTGGTCTTCACATGCATCTCGGTTGGGATTATAACCTCTGCTCCATGTACCAACGCATATGGGGTCTCCTGCGTTGATGTCTTGGGGGTAGTCTGATAGGCCCAAAGGACACCATGTAGCTCTTCCGCCAAGTTTCCTTGAGAACTCCCCAAGCGTTTCTTTAGCAGCATATTTACCACAATCTTGTTTGTGGATTCCGCTTGGCCATTAGATTGAGGGTGTCGAGGTGTAGCGAAAGAGAATCTTATGCCCCAGTCTTTACAGAACTCCTTGAAATTGTGGCTTGTAAACTGAGGGCCGTTGTCTGTAACAATTTTCTCTGGGACCTCGAACCGCGTGATCACGTGGGTCCATATGAATTTTCTGATTTGGAGGTCGGTTATCTTGCTGAGTGCTTCTGCTTCGATCCACTTTGAAAAATAGTCTGCTACTATTAGGAGGAAAACGTTCTGCCCCGGCGCCATGAGAAATTTCCCCACTATGTCCATGCTCCATTTCCTGAAAGGCCAGGGTGAGCTTATGGACTTGAGATTCTCTGGAGGTAGTTTGGAAACTGGAGCGTGTCTTTAGCATTTGTCGCAGAGTCTAGCCTTTTGATTGACGTCCTCAGCCATCGTGGGCCAGTAGTATCTTGCTCTTTTAGCTCTCAATACTAGGTTTCTTCCGCTGGAGTGAGACCCACAATCTCCCTCGTGTAGTTCCACCAGGATCCTAGCTGCTTCACGGGGTGTGATGCATCTCAGGTATGGGGCAGAGAATGACCTGTGGTATAGCTTTCCCTGAGAGAGGCATTATCTAGCGGCTTTCTTCTTAATTTTCCTATTCTCATTGCGATCTTTTGGGAGTATGTCATCCTCCATATATCAGACTAAGGGAGTCATCCATGTTTCTTCCTCTTCAATGGCGGAGACCTCCTCGTTCGATGGCTCTACTAGGGTGGTCGGCCATTGGAGTACCAGCAAAGGGATACTCATATGGGTGTGCGTCTCAAGGGTGGACCCTAGGTTAGCCAAAGCGTCGGCTTGCGAATTCTGTTCTCTGGGAATCTGAGTGAGTTTGCAGCTTTTGAACTTCTTGATGAGATGCTGCGCGACTGCCAGATACCGGATCATGCTATCGTCTTTGGCATGGTATCCTCCTTGTGCTTGATTGATAATTAGTTGGGAGTCACTGTAAACTTGGATATTTTCTGCACCTAGCTAGTGGGCGAGCGATAATCCAGCGATCAAGGCCTCATACTCGCTCTCGTTATTCGTTGCTTTGAAGTTACATCTTACGGCTCTCGAGGCCGTGTTCCCTGTTGGAGACGTGTTGCAGTACCCACAACTGAGGTTCCCATCatccgcaaaggtcctaccacaaggtccggttcaagggttataagagctggatttgccaaagctgtccaggagttgcttgcacaggaacaaaccggattcaagcaactattgatccaggagttaGCCGACTTAAAGCTTGAAGACACCAGCGAACCATTAGAGGTTCCAGACTCCTCTCATTCAAGTCAGTTCTCCTCCATtgatcagaatgaagccggcttgaccatttccaccttcatcctcaattcatccaaccaacttgcttccggttcagagatatagccgtcatcagaaggagtagtatgctgttgtactctttttccttatctggttttgtaagacccgatcccggccgactaggccgtggTCGATGCCttacgtcgctcagtccatacccggaccgaacctctaaaaattttgccatttatttaaaatatcgcccattggcgagggctaactcagatcctagctcaagactaccttagtcattccctagctagatcctttcaacttatgcacagcggaatagtatctacttaaccattggtctataaccaatataatacttgtctggtcgaatcacctcggctactgttcagtaaacacaactgccagctagctccaaggtcgatcctgaacctagaccaagtcataaaatcagaggttccattcccctaaccattctatctagatctatgcaacattgctagatcatacctttgccacatccacggagcttgttagctcatcggcccagctactctagctgaatgaactcataaaccagctgatcgagctgccacactcgaactgagctaggaccgagctatggccagctgccatatactgcgtccagctcctttacacctGCATAAAatcttcccttgggtacttagtcattcagccaaccatccccacagacataagtaacccttgagaagtcttcaaacagctaaggacatgcatctggcccttaccggctcgtgcactgtcccacatcctttttgccttatcaacttatgataccaagtccagctcatggactaacaatgcccatcagatcctaagtcaatcaaccaaccaccccacatgacccagaactgatgagtcttcacacatacctaaccggccatggaaccatgccccaacgaagccgatcattaagtacttagatgagtaggatctcggtttgatcacacatatggaaaatgtcccataccattctccaaagcatcacacatctgtgaacgtcccataccatccacaaaagtgtttatagtatacctcaatcctcatcatactaagatacctTGATCCAATCAGTCCTGCTCTTACAACCGGTGCATcttttgatcaatcagatcagacaccttgatccatcatctatggatcaggtcgtccatccttacccatgatcagatcacacacggccttccttgaataaTAACACCAAGCTCAGTACTTATGGTCCACGCCACCAAGTACAAGCTAGAATCTTCCTTATGGCTCGTAGCCAATGCTTTGCACATAGCTTACCAACccaaggttgataactaacattccttatgatcaataatcataagtgacaaatttcacaatacacaagcatatgatccggcaacctaacacaaggatctatcaTTGCATGGCTGGTTCCTTAACTAATCGATCATTTTCTCATTAAACCCAAATCTGGCCGATTTCAAATGtgatccaaaaactaaataaaattcatgtaaattcatgataattcccaactaagagaatGTCATAATCAGAATTTGCAGAACCGGCCTCGATCCTAGAGATCTCGGCCACGAACAGCCAAACCGGCCAAActgaccatctctaaatcaattcgataaaactcaataaaaatcatgataattcatgataaatcccgactaagagattcccataatcagattccaaAGAATCAAACCTGACCATATAGATCTTGATCAAGAACAGCCCGGCCAAGGCCATGGGCACCATTCCTGAACCGACCAAAGCCATGGTTTAATGTCATCAAgtctgatccaacagactacaccataatcattcataatatatatattcctcaaggacgtgccatacttggccatgatcaattccacagtcaacagaattgtaattcaaaaggtaatcataaaaccggttaccttatacatgatctgattagatcatgtgcaattccttattatgttcggccatgctcctccagtgcacgcctctatcaatcctta contains these protein-coding regions:
- the LOC111210897 gene encoding auxin-responsive protein SAUR78-like; translation: MMKKMRMMMLLRRCKSVSTQLGRSYSYTSLRSQSARRDPQDHLHDIGQSGPTPSLYQTVLVGRTKKPYLISKQHLKHPLLNALVEKQQMYDEDDGNEDGSCVITVKCEVVLFDHLLWMLENGDQGHILESLDDFAHLYLSP
- the LOC111210888 gene encoding uncharacterized protein K02A2.6-like encodes the protein MDIVGKFLMAPGQNVFLLIVADYFSKWIEAEALSKITDLQIRKFIWTHVITRFEVPEKIVTDNGPQFTSHNFKEFCKDWGIRFSFATPRHPQSNGQAESTNKIVVNMLLKKRLGSSQGNLAEELHGVLWAYQTTPKTSTQETPYALVHGAEVIIPTEMHVKTTVSGTTSQEENHELMSLSLDLLDEKREAARLRNWSYQQEVANTYNKKVKTITFQQGDWVLRRADKTTGRLTPGWEGPYKLIGVWGAGAYRLQDTKGSKSAKVRESSVSLAFGFSPIPAPSKSDSGFM